The region TCGTGATATGCGGTATTTTCCTTCTCGCGTTCGCTTATGACAAGGCTGCGCCGCTCGGGGCCCATCATCACTTTGTCTTTCGCTTCCTCAAGCTCGGAGGTCGAAACAAGTTTCTTGTTCCGTCTCGCCGCAAGGAGTGCCGCTTCGTTGATGAGATTCGCCAGATCGGCACCGGAAAATCCGGGCGTCGCTTTTGCGATGATCTTGAGATCGACATCCGGCTCCATCTGCACTTTCGCAGCATGGATGCGCAGAATGCCCTCGCGCCCCCGCACGTCGGGGATATCGACGACGACCTGCCTGTCGAATCGGCCGGGGCGGAGCAATGCGGGATCGAGAACGTCCGGTCTGTTGGTCGCCGCGAGGATAATGACGCCGAGATCGGTGGAGAATCCGTCCATCTCTACGAGCATCTGATTGAGCGTCTGTTCGCGCTCGTCGTGACCGCCGCCGTAACCGGCGCCGCGTGTGCGCCCGACGGCATCGAGCTCATCGATGAAGATGATGCACGGTGCGTTGCGCTTGCCCTGTTCAAAGAGATCGCGTACGCGGCTCGCGCCGACGCCGACGAACATCTCAACGAATTCGCTGCCGCTCATGCTGAAAAACGGCCGGCTCGCTTCGCCCGCCACCGCTTTCGCAAGGAGCGTTTTCCCGGTGCCCGGAGGCCCTACAAGGAGAACGCCCTTCGGTATCTTCGCCCCGAGCTTGGTGAATTTGCCGGGCTCTTTCAGGAATTCGACGACTTCCTGCAGTTCCACCTTCGCCTCTTCGCAGCCCTCGACATCCTTGAACGTGATATTGACGTCCTCTTTCCGGAGCATGCGGGCACGGCTCTTGCCGAACGACATGGCGCGATTATTTGCGCCCTGGATATTCCTGAACATGAAGAACCAGAAGATGAACGCAAGCACAAGGATAGGGGCCACGTTCATGATAAGGAGGAGCAGCCAGTCCTGCTTCTTCGCCTCGCCGCTGAATTTCACCCGATGTTTGGTGAGAAGCGGTATGAGCTCGGGGTCGGTATACGGTATATACGTCTTGAAAGGGAAATTGGTGGCCGAACCGTTGAACGATTCGGCGAAGACGCCGTTGATGTCATTGTCGACGATCTTCACTTCGACGACACGGTCGTTCGTGATATTCTCAATGAACTGCGAGTACGTCCAGACCTTGGGTTCATGCGTCGTGGATTTCCAGATGCTCGGCACGATGAACCAGAGAAGGACGACGAGGACGACAAGGAGGAGCAGTATCTGACTGCCGCCGCTCCCGTCCCCGGGGCCGATAGGCTTTTTCTTCGGCAGCAGTTTTTTCATCCCGTTCTTCTGACTCATCTACTTCTCCGTATGATACTTAGAATTCTTCGCCGTCGGCGGGGATGTCGAACACCGTACCGAACGCACGGATCAATTCCCCGGAAAGATATTTTACCGATGACGAATCGCCGGAGAGCTTGCGCCTCAGAAAGGTATTGAACTCGCGGCCTTCCATCATGTATTTATCTTTATAATAGAGATTCGCATGGCTTATCACGACGCCCTTCGCATAGCTGTGAAGATACCGTATCACGCCCATGCTGTCAACATCGAGCACGATGCCCGTATGCGTGAGCGGATCATCATATGCGCCGTTGCCGTTCGCATCCCAGGTGTTATCGAAGAACACGATGTCCCCGGTCTTCGGGCGTGTGCGACGGTATATCTTCTTGTACCCCTTAAGCGTGTCGTACATTATCTTCACGCCCGTGGTCCCCGAAATTATCTTCGCCTGCTTCTCGAACACCATGACATTCGCCGAAGTATAGGCGGCGAGCGTATACCCCGAGCAGTCGATGGAATACGTGACAAGGTCCTTTTTCTTCGGATGCGGAAGACGTATCGACTGCTGATACGCGGGGTTCATCCCCTTCACCTTCATGGCCCAATTGGTTATGTCGGCACGGGAGAGCATTTCCTGCTCTTTCGTCAAACGCACGCCCTTCTCATCCACCATGCGCTGATAGGACGAATCATTGCCGTAATTCTGGGCGAAAAGCGCGGACGCCGCACAAAGAAGAAATACAAATTTCATCGGAGAGCAACAATAGCATTCTTTTTTCACAAGTCAAATCGCTCCCGTGCATGTTTTTTAAGGCAGGCTATTCTAGCACAGGGGGCATAAAAGTCAATGATGACGTCAAGTATTCAACAAAATCGACCATATGCCGACTCATACACCCGTCAGAATCGCAAATAAGACAGATGACAATGCATGCTTGTTCTCTGCGCTTCCGCCATCAAGCACACACGGCCACCCGTAACGATGGCACGGCGGCCAAAAAAGCTTCGCACCCTGATCGCTTTGCGTTCGCTTTCTGTTCTATCGCCGCTTCCCCTCTTTCCGAACCGGACGATTGACAGATGCCCGATGGATTATATACTCCATGCACAGGCGGTTACGGCAGATGAGATCGTTCCCGATCGGCATCATACTATCGTTCGTTATTCTCTCCGCCACGCTCTTTGGGGAGATGCGTCACGAGCGTTTCATCCCGATCGATGCGCCCCTTGTCGCGATGTTCTCCCCCTCACGATGCGCCGAGAAAGCGGGGGAAAGCGCCCTTACCAATAACTTCATTCGAAAAGCGTTCGAGGAGATCGAAAAGCTTCGCATCATTTCCATTGTCACCAATCCCGCGGCATACGGCATCGATGCCCATGCGAATGCATATATCTTTATCACCGTCGCAACCAATGCGGCAAAGGTCGCCGAGGTCGGGCTCGTCCTGCGATTGGCAGACAGTGCCCGGGCAAAAATGGCGTTCGCTTCGTTCGCCGGGCAGAACGGCATGCGCATACTGCCGCGCCGCGGATATTCGCTCATCGCAGGCACGGGAAAGGGGATCGCCGCGGGATTCACCGACGATGCCTTCATTCTTCTGTACTCCGACCGGGCGCTCGAGGTCGAACTCGCGTTCACGCTCGATGCCCACATCGCGGCAGCTTCGGAGAAAAATTCCCTGCTCGCCGATCAGCGTTTCCGAACAGCAGCGGATCGAAGAACGGATATCGCCATCTATTCACACCTTGCCTTCGTCACGCAGCTCTTGTTCAGTCCC is a window of Spirochaetota bacterium DNA encoding:
- a CDS encoding NlpC/P60 family protein; its protein translation is MKFVFLLCAASALFAQNYGNDSSYQRMVDEKGVRLTKEQEMLSRADITNWAMKVKGMNPAYQQSIRLPHPKKKDLVTYSIDCSGYTLAAYTSANVMVFEKQAKIISGTTGVKIMYDTLKGYKKIYRRTRPKTGDIVFFDNTWDANGNGAYDDPLTHTGIVLDVDSMGVIRYLHSYAKGVVISHANLYYKDKYMMEGREFNTFLRRKLSGDSSSVKYLSGELIRAFGTVFDIPADGEEF
- the ftsH gene encoding ATP-dependent zinc metalloprotease FtsH gives rise to the protein MKKLLPKKKPIGPGDGSGGSQILLLLVVLVVLLWFIVPSIWKSTTHEPKVWTYSQFIENITNDRVVEVKIVDNDINGVFAESFNGSATNFPFKTYIPYTDPELIPLLTKHRVKFSGEAKKQDWLLLLIMNVAPILVLAFIFWFFMFRNIQGANNRAMSFGKSRARMLRKEDVNITFKDVEGCEEAKVELQEVVEFLKEPGKFTKLGAKIPKGVLLVGPPGTGKTLLAKAVAGEASRPFFSMSGSEFVEMFVGVGASRVRDLFEQGKRNAPCIIFIDELDAVGRTRGAGYGGGHDEREQTLNQMLVEMDGFSTDLGVIILAATNRPDVLDPALLRPGRFDRQVVVDIPDVRGREGILRIHAAKVQMEPDVDLKIIAKATPGFSGADLANLINEAALLAARRNKKLVSTSELEEAKDKVMMGPERRSLVISEREKENTAYHESGHTLVAIMLREHADSLHKVTIIPRGRSLGSTWKLPTDGRYTADVLKIRAEIAMLLGGRAAEEHKYGNFTTGASNDIERATDLARRMVCEWGMSSLGPLSFGQKEMPIFLGKEIARHKDYSEQTAQKIDAEIEKIVMEQYALAKRFIAEHNDKLELLAKALLEREVLDLEDMEKLLGMTIRKEEEKLTSVSSSGKPAPAENEAGGTEEKKPPRKKK